In Mycobacterium stomatepiae, the following are encoded in one genomic region:
- a CDS encoding thiolase family protein — MTEAYVLGGVRTPFTRYGGTLSGIRTDELLGMTMKGACERVGVPLDAVEDIVAGCVNPAHEGMGDIARWAALAVGFPDSVAGATLNRYCGSSLSALVSVSHAIKAGDLGVGIAGGVESMSRSGWALMKGEAPFSPRGPVLMLDTMWSGAGGPPNPALLVRNAYISMIETAQNLADRYSLSREEIDAFALRSQQHAKTARDRGRFAKEIMSVPIPATKKTPARLAEHDEFIRDDTTAETLAALPVQPGTTQMTAANSTPLTDGASAVVVASGERAAELGVEPLARVVSSAVYGIDPLIMGLAPAWAIPMAIRRAGLAPEQIDIWEIHEAFSAQALGVLRELPNQLGGFVIPDDKLTPNGGAVAIGHPFGATGTRYVLTLATELRERGAR, encoded by the coding sequence ATGACTGAGGCATACGTCCTAGGTGGGGTGCGCACGCCGTTCACCCGTTACGGCGGCACCTTGTCGGGCATCCGCACCGACGAGCTACTGGGCATGACCATGAAAGGCGCGTGCGAGCGCGTCGGTGTGCCGCTGGACGCCGTGGAAGACATCGTGGCCGGTTGCGTGAACCCCGCGCACGAGGGAATGGGCGACATCGCTCGTTGGGCCGCGCTCGCGGTCGGATTCCCCGACAGCGTCGCGGGGGCGACGCTCAATCGATACTGCGGATCGTCACTGAGTGCACTGGTCAGTGTCAGTCACGCCATCAAGGCCGGCGACTTGGGCGTCGGGATCGCCGGCGGCGTCGAATCGATGTCGCGGTCGGGGTGGGCACTGATGAAGGGCGAAGCACCGTTTAGCCCCCGAGGCCCCGTCCTGATGCTCGACACCATGTGGTCGGGCGCGGGCGGTCCACCCAACCCGGCCCTGCTCGTCCGCAACGCCTACATCAGCATGATCGAGACCGCCCAAAATCTTGCCGACCGGTACTCGTTGAGCCGCGAGGAGATCGATGCTTTCGCGCTGCGGTCCCAACAGCATGCCAAGACCGCGCGCGACCGGGGCCGGTTCGCCAAGGAGATCATGAGCGTGCCCATTCCCGCGACGAAGAAGACCCCGGCGCGGCTGGCCGAGCACGACGAATTCATCCGCGACGACACGACGGCCGAAACACTCGCGGCCTTGCCGGTCCAACCTGGTACCACGCAGATGACGGCGGCCAACTCCACCCCCCTGACCGACGGTGCGAGCGCGGTCGTCGTCGCCTCCGGTGAGAGGGCGGCCGAACTCGGTGTGGAACCGTTGGCGCGGGTGGTGTCCAGCGCGGTGTACGGCATCGATCCCCTCATCATGGGACTCGCGCCGGCGTGGGCCATTCCGATGGCGATTCGCCGGGCCGGTCTGGCGCCCGAGCAGATCGATATCTGGGAAATCCATGAGGCATTCAGCGCTCAGGCGCTCGGCGTCTTGCGTGAACTCCCCAACCAGCTAGGCGGTTTCGTGATTCCGGATGACAAGCTGACACCCAATGGCGGCGCCGTCGCGATCGGACATCCCTTCGGCGCCACCGGAACCCGCTACGTACTCACCTTGGCCACCGAATTGCGTGAGCGCGGCGCACGCTAG
- a CDS encoding alpha-ketoglutarate-dependent dioxygenase AlkB — MTRAYQATLFDDDETLTSAVDIAAFENATEHRLDEQSWITHVPGFLTGHMRLVDELATLDVWEQRQRWMYDRMVDEPRLTGEYADLTAAPALLAGLAATLGERLGVPYDRIWMNWYRDHHDGTGWHADRPANQVPTAIVPVLSLGPPRRFLLRPIGGGPSTVFTPAGGDLIIMQGRCQRDWQHCVPKQKTPAGARISLNFSSVTQS, encoded by the coding sequence ATGACGCGTGCCTATCAGGCGACGTTGTTCGACGACGACGAAACCCTGACTTCCGCAGTCGATATCGCTGCTTTTGAGAACGCCACCGAGCACCGGCTTGACGAGCAGTCGTGGATCACCCATGTGCCGGGTTTCCTCACTGGTCATATGCGGCTGGTCGACGAGCTGGCCACCCTCGACGTGTGGGAACAACGCCAGCGCTGGATGTACGACCGCATGGTCGACGAACCTAGGCTCACCGGCGAATACGCCGACCTGACCGCCGCGCCCGCACTGCTGGCAGGGCTGGCCGCCACGCTTGGCGAGCGGCTCGGGGTGCCGTACGACCGGATCTGGATGAACTGGTACCGAGACCACCACGACGGCACCGGCTGGCATGCCGACCGTCCGGCGAACCAGGTACCGACGGCGATCGTGCCCGTGCTCAGTCTCGGTCCGCCGCGCCGGTTCCTGCTCCGCCCAATCGGCGGAGGACCCAGCACGGTCTTTACTCCTGCGGGCGGAGACCTGATCATCATGCAAGGGCGCTGCCAACGGGACTGGCAGCATTGCGTGCCCAAGCAGAAGACCCCGGCTGGGGCGCGGATCAGCCTGAACTTCTCCAGCGTCACCCAGTCCTGA
- a CDS encoding cation diffusion facilitator family transporter, giving the protein MSDHGHDHGHDHEHDHSHGHEHPHGHDHPKGLRGAIKEIFVPHSHDAADSFDSELESSADGIRAVKISLLVLGATAIAQIVVVVLSGSIALAADTIHNFSDALTAVPLWIAFALSTKAATRRYTYGFGRVEDLAGLFVVAMITLSAIIAGYEAIERLITPRPIEHVGWVAVAAVLGFIGNEWVALYRIRIGRRIGSAALVADGLHARTDGFTSLAVLIGAAGVALGFPLADPIVGLVITVAILAVLRTAVRDVFRRLMDGVDPTFIDTAETALAARPGVRAVRSVRMRWIGHRLHADAELDIDPALSLAAAHQIAHESEHDLIHAVPKLTTAMIHAYPAGGTNAAQEHRDSTASHSHHH; this is encoded by the coding sequence ATGAGCGATCACGGGCACGATCACGGGCACGATCACGAGCACGACCACTCCCACGGACACGAGCACCCACACGGGCATGATCATCCGAAGGGTTTGCGGGGCGCGATCAAGGAGATTTTCGTGCCGCATTCCCACGACGCCGCCGACAGTTTCGACAGCGAGCTGGAATCCAGCGCCGACGGCATCCGCGCGGTCAAGATCAGCCTGCTGGTCCTGGGCGCGACTGCCATCGCGCAGATCGTCGTCGTCGTGCTCTCCGGCTCCATCGCGCTGGCCGCCGACACCATCCACAACTTCTCCGACGCCCTCACCGCCGTGCCACTGTGGATCGCGTTTGCGTTGAGCACCAAGGCCGCAACCCGCCGCTACACCTATGGCTTCGGCCGGGTGGAAGACCTGGCGGGGCTGTTCGTGGTCGCGATGATCACGCTGTCTGCGATCATCGCCGGCTACGAGGCCATCGAGCGGCTGATCACCCCGCGGCCCATCGAGCACGTCGGCTGGGTCGCAGTGGCCGCAGTCCTCGGGTTCATCGGAAACGAATGGGTGGCTCTCTACCGCATCCGGATCGGACGCCGCATCGGCTCGGCCGCGCTGGTCGCCGACGGCCTGCACGCCCGCACCGATGGCTTTACCTCCCTGGCGGTGCTGATAGGCGCCGCCGGCGTGGCTCTGGGCTTCCCGCTGGCCGATCCGATCGTCGGACTGGTGATCACGGTGGCCATCCTGGCCGTGCTGCGCACCGCGGTGCGAGATGTGTTCCGCCGGCTGATGGACGGCGTCGATCCGACGTTCATCGATACCGCCGAAACCGCGCTCGCCGCGCGGCCGGGCGTGCGTGCGGTGCGCAGCGTGCGGATGCGCTGGATCGGGCACCGGCTGCACGCCGACGCCGAACTCGACATCGACCCCGCGCTGAGTCTGGCCGCGGCACATCAGATCGCGCACGAATCCGAACACGACCTGATTCACGCCGTGCCCAAGCTGACCACCGCGATGATTCACGCCTATCCGGCCGGCGGCACCAACGCGGCCCAGGAACATCGCGATAGCACCGCGTCACACAGTCACCACCACTGA
- a CDS encoding ArsR/SmtB family transcription factor, translating into MNADNTAVPLAEDQVSLIVEVFRMLADHTRIRVLWALTEGESSVNDLAEKVDKPAPSVSQHLAKLRMARLVRTRRSGTTIFYSLENEHVRQLVTDAVFNAEHAGPGVPSHHRDDPDVRGITTDRRPRKASAR; encoded by the coding sequence ATGAATGCAGATAACACTGCAGTGCCGCTCGCCGAAGATCAGGTCAGCCTGATCGTCGAGGTCTTCCGAATGTTGGCCGACCACACACGTATTCGCGTGTTGTGGGCGCTGACCGAGGGCGAGTCGTCGGTCAACGACCTCGCCGAAAAGGTGGACAAGCCCGCGCCATCGGTGTCCCAGCACCTGGCCAAGCTGCGGATGGCCCGGCTGGTGCGCACCCGCCGGTCCGGCACCACGATCTTCTACAGCCTGGAGAACGAACACGTCCGCCAGCTGGTCACCGATGCGGTCTTCAACGCCGAACACGCCGGTCCCGGCGTGCCGTCCCACCACCGCGACGACCCCGACGTGCGGGGTATCACGACCGACCGCCGCCCACGAAAGGCCAGTGCGCGATGA